One stretch of Nicotiana tabacum cultivar K326 chromosome 18, ASM71507v2, whole genome shotgun sequence DNA includes these proteins:
- the LOC107804339 gene encoding uncharacterized protein LOC107804339 isoform X10 — protein MEAILGPDSQPFQTFISDHWSNSKEKRSKAEWMFNMMKQKDPESIALKLVDYLGPSHDIYYRERCAGLLRKLLNDNDLCTWHNLSVSTQSTIKSMIVDRFSVEEPGFIIQELLITVWTLIDSVRADKTWPELLPPLYQRVTNSSLDPYLKGAACIIFAILSKDIGETTAPCIKDLHKLFLNTLNDDTLHLQVRITAARAVITFIQSIPSSNEKERFQELLPGMMRALTDTLNNKRREDAAEQVLLFLIKLAKNEPRFLRRQLVDVVGTMFDIAEDKSLEETTRHLAIEFVLALVEAREKAPGMMKKLPLFTTTCFAVLLNLLRDIKDEPSWHSSEIWNDQAGVTDNYIYGRECLSRFSKALGGKTIAPIALEQLDAYLIVPEWEKRHAALIALSQIAEGSSKVMMKYLEQIMNMVLHAFQDPHPRVRWAAINAVAQFSIDFSPHLQVQYHNFVLPALAAAMDDFQHPRVQAHAALAVSDFCKSDKPETLVPYLDRILNKQLVLLQNDNEMVQRAALKALSGIADLSKEQFQAYYDFVMPYLKTIRANANDKSNHKLQVRAFECISLVALAVGKEKFRDDLEQVMEVLKSFQKSQVREADTIVYILQASNRICQCIGKDFLPYMSTVMPSLVECAQFEPDKTVSTDKLYDSIHKVKFGKEMICIKGSDLLEVKSIACGLLGRYAHNLKEEFYPWISQAASVLAPLLKFYMDDDVRNYANYALSSLLPSAELAVEKGIAQGGNQSYFKQLSGDIILALGNALYSESEAKISANILWGLNECLLICGSLLNEDQVHSIIDEIKHVLMESSRRNGELTKRAKSEDFDAEEAELLRAVRELEDEVCINVGNILITLIHTFKAAFLPFFDELSLYLLPMMGKDKTAAERSMCFHVFDILVVYCGEAALKYYNIYLPFLLNSSDDEKPVVRQNALYGLGLCAEHGGSVFKPFVGEALSRINVVITHLHDREPENLSAYYNAAFALGKICQFHQESIDSAQEPCRNW, from the exons ATGGAGGCGATTCTGGGGCCTGATTCACAGCCATTTCAAACCTTTATTTCCGATCATTGGTCCAACTCCAAGGAGAAACGATCCAAGGCTGAGTGGATGTTCAACATGATGAAGCAAAAGGATCCAGAGTCCATTGCTCTTAAGCTTGTTGACTATCTTGGCCCTTCCCACGACATTTATTACCGTGAAAGGTGTGCTGGACTCCTTCGCAAGTTGCTTAATGATAATGACTTGTGCACTTGGCATAATCTTAGTGTCTCCACTCAATCGACCATCAAATCTATGATCGTTGATCGTTTCTCCGTTGAAGAACCAGGATTCATCATTCAAGAGCTCCTTATAACTGTTTGGACGCTTATTGATTCAGTTCGCGCAGATAAAACCTGGCCTGAACTATTGCCACCCCTGTACCAACGTGTCACTAATTCCAGTTTAGACCCGTACCTAAAAGGGGCAGCTTGCATAATATTTGCGATTCTATCTAAGGACATAGGCGAAACAACAGCACCTTGCATAAAAGATTTGCACAAGCTATTCCTTAATACACTGAATGATGATACCCTCCACCTCCAAGTGAGGATCACTGCCGCAAGAGCTGTGATCACCTTCATTCAGAGCATACCGAGTTCAAATGAAAAAGAGCGGTTTCAAGAACTATTGCCAGGTATGATGAGAGCTTTGACTGACACATTGAACAACAAGAGGAGGGAGGATGCAGCAGAGCAGGTGCTGTTATTTCTTATAAAGTTGGCGAAGAATGAACCTAGGTTCTTGAGGAGGCAGCTAGTGGATGTGGTGGGTACCATGTTTGACATAGCAGAGGATAAGAGTTTGGAAGAAACGACAAGGCACTTGGCAATTGAGTTCGTATTAGCTTTGGTTGAGGCTAGGGAGAAGGCCCCTGGTATGATGAAGAAGCTGCCTTTGTTTACTACCACTTGTTTTGCAGtgttgttgaatttgttacgGGATATTAAGGACGAACCTAGCTGGCATAGTTCGGAGATCTGGAATGACCAGGCAGGGGTTACTGATAACTACATTTATGGTCGGGAGTGTTTAAGCCGGTTTTCTAAAGCATTAGGTGGCAAGACTATAGCTCCTATTGCACTAGAGCAGCTGGATGCTTATTTGATAGTCCCTGAGTGGGAGAAACGGCACGCAGCTCTCATTGCACTTTCTCAGATAGCTGAAGGAAGCTCAAAG GTGATGATGAAGTATTTGGAGCAAATAATGAATATGGTTCTGCATGCTTTCCAAGATCCTCATCCTCGAGTCAGATGGGCTGCTATTAATGCAGTTGCGCAGTTCTCAATTGACTTCTCTCCACATTTGCAAGTACAATACCATAACTTTGTATTGCCTGCATTAGCTGCAGCTATGGATGATTTTCAACATCCTCGAGTGCAG GCACATGCAGCTTTAGCTGTCTCGGATTTCTGTAAATCTGACAAGCCAGAAACTTTGGTACCCTACTTAGATAGAATACTCAACAAACAGCTTGTACTTCTACAG AACGACAACGAAATGGTTCAAAGAGCAGCATTAAAGGCATTGTCTGGTATTGCTGATTTATCTAAG GAGCAATTCCAAGCGTACTATGATTTTGTAATGCCATATTTGAAAACTATCCGGGCAAATGCAAATGATAAATCTAATCACAAGCTTCAAGTCAGAGCCTTCGAGTGCATAAGCCTGGTTGCATTGGCTGTAGGCAAAGAGAAATTCAGAGATGACTTAGAGCAG GTTATGGAAGTGCTCAAGTCATTTCAAAAATCACAAGTGAGAGAGGCTGATACTATTGTTTACATTCTACAG GCATCCAACAGAATTTGCCAGTGCATAGGGAAGGATTTTCTTCCTTACATGAGTACAGTCATGCCCTCTTTGGTTGAGTGTGCTCAATTTGAGCCCGATAAGACTGTATCGACTGATAAATTATATGATAG TATACACAAAGTCAAGTTCGGGAAGGAAATGATATGCATCAAAGGAAGTGACCTCCTAGAGGTGAAATCTATAGCCTGTGGTCTCCTTGGTAGATATGCTCATAATTTGAAGGAAGAATTCTACCCATGGATTTCCCAG GCTGCTTCAGTTTTAGCTCCGCTTCTTAAATTCTATATGGACGATGATGTCAGGAACTATGCTAATTATG CATTGTCATCCCTGTTGCCTTCTGCTGAACTGGCGGTAGAGAAAGGGATTGCTCAAGGTGGAAACCAGTCATACTTCAAGCAGTTGTCTGGCGATATAATACTGGCTTTGGGGAACGCTTTATACTCG GAGTCTGAGGCAAAAATAAGTGCAAATATATTATGGGGATTGAATGAATGCCTATTG ATCTGTGGATCACTTCTCAATGAAGATCAGGTTCATAGCATCATCGATGAGATAAAGCACGTTCTTATGGAAAGTTCACGCAGAAATGGAGAACTCACAAAGAGAGCAAAATCAGAAGACTTTGATGCTGAGGAGGCTGAATTGCTGAGGGCTGTAAGAGAGCTAGAAGATGAAGTTTGCATAAAT GTTGGTAACATATTGATTACACTGATCCACACATTCAAGGCTGCTTTCTTGCCTTTTTTCGATGAGCTTTCATTATATCTATTGCCTATGATG GGAAAGGATAAAACAGCTGCAGAGAGAAGTATGTGTTTTCATGTTTTTGACATACTTGTGGTGTATTGCGGTGAAGCAGCTCTAAA GTACTATAATAtatatcttccttttcttttgaactCAAGTGACGACGAAAAGCCAGTTGTTAGACAG AATGCGCTTTATGGACTTGGGTTGTGTGCGGAACATGGTGGTTCTGTTTTCAAACCTTTTGTTGGAG AGGCTCTTTCGAGAATCAATGTAGTGATAACACATCTACACGATCGTGAGCCTGAGAATTTAAGTGCATATTATAATGCTGCTTTTGCGCTTGGTAAGATATGTCAATTTCATCAGGAAAGTATCGACTCAGCACAG GAGCCTTgtcgtaactggtaa
- the LOC107804339 gene encoding uncharacterized protein LOC107804339 isoform X4 yields MEAILGPDSQPFQTFISDHWSNSKEKRSKAEWMFNMMKQKDPESIALKLVDYLGPSHDIYYRERCAGLLRKLLNDNDLCTWHNLSVSTQSTIKSMIVDRFSVEEPGFIIQELLITVWTLIDSVRADKTWPELLPPLYQRVTNSSLDPYLKGAACIIFAILSKDIGETTAPCIKDLHKLFLNTLNDDTLHLQVRITAARAVITFIQSIPSSNEKERFQELLPGMMRALTDTLNNKRREDAAEQVLLFLIKLAKNEPRFLRRQLVDVVGTMFDIAEDKSLEETTRHLAIEFVLALVEAREKAPGMMKKLPLFTTTCFAVLLNLLRDIKDEPSWHSSEIWNDQAGVTDNYIYGRECLSRFSKALGGKTIAPIALEQLDAYLIVPEWEKRHAALIALSQIAEGSSKVMMKYLEQIMNMVLHAFQDPHPRVRWAAINAVAQFSIDFSPHLQVQYHNFVLPALAAAMDDFQHPRVQAHAALAVSDFCKSDKPETLVPYLDRILNKQLVLLQNDNEMVQRAALKALSGIADLSKEQFQAYYDFVMPYLKTIRANANDKSNHKLQVRAFECISLVALAVGKEKFRDDLEQVMEVLKSFQKSQVREADTIVYILQASNRICQCIGKDFLPYMSTVMPSLVECAQFEPDKTVSTDKLYDSIHKVKFGKEMICIKGSDLLEVKSIACGLLGRYAHNLKEEFYPWISQAASVLAPLLKFYMDDDVRNYANYALSSLLPSAELAVEKGIAQGGNQSYFKQLSGDIILALGNALYSESEAKISANILWGLNECLLVHSIIDEIKHVLMESSRRNGELTKRAKSEDFDAEEAELLRAVRELEDEVCINVGNILITLIHTFKAAFLPFFDELSLYLLPMMGKDKTAAERSMCFHVFDILVVYCGEAALKYYNIYLPFLLNSSDDEKPVVRQNALYGLGLCAEHGGSVFKPFVGEALSRINVVITHLHDREPENLSAYYNAAFALGKICQFHQESIDSAQIIPSWLNCLPIKEDTVKAKVVHKQLCSMVERSDGKLLGPNYQHLPKVISVFVEVLCAGENLAADETKKCMINLLRHFQQTVPATTLASACSLLLPQHEMELESILSPEEDVNISTYAM; encoded by the exons ATGGAGGCGATTCTGGGGCCTGATTCACAGCCATTTCAAACCTTTATTTCCGATCATTGGTCCAACTCCAAGGAGAAACGATCCAAGGCTGAGTGGATGTTCAACATGATGAAGCAAAAGGATCCAGAGTCCATTGCTCTTAAGCTTGTTGACTATCTTGGCCCTTCCCACGACATTTATTACCGTGAAAGGTGTGCTGGACTCCTTCGCAAGTTGCTTAATGATAATGACTTGTGCACTTGGCATAATCTTAGTGTCTCCACTCAATCGACCATCAAATCTATGATCGTTGATCGTTTCTCCGTTGAAGAACCAGGATTCATCATTCAAGAGCTCCTTATAACTGTTTGGACGCTTATTGATTCAGTTCGCGCAGATAAAACCTGGCCTGAACTATTGCCACCCCTGTACCAACGTGTCACTAATTCCAGTTTAGACCCGTACCTAAAAGGGGCAGCTTGCATAATATTTGCGATTCTATCTAAGGACATAGGCGAAACAACAGCACCTTGCATAAAAGATTTGCACAAGCTATTCCTTAATACACTGAATGATGATACCCTCCACCTCCAAGTGAGGATCACTGCCGCAAGAGCTGTGATCACCTTCATTCAGAGCATACCGAGTTCAAATGAAAAAGAGCGGTTTCAAGAACTATTGCCAGGTATGATGAGAGCTTTGACTGACACATTGAACAACAAGAGGAGGGAGGATGCAGCAGAGCAGGTGCTGTTATTTCTTATAAAGTTGGCGAAGAATGAACCTAGGTTCTTGAGGAGGCAGCTAGTGGATGTGGTGGGTACCATGTTTGACATAGCAGAGGATAAGAGTTTGGAAGAAACGACAAGGCACTTGGCAATTGAGTTCGTATTAGCTTTGGTTGAGGCTAGGGAGAAGGCCCCTGGTATGATGAAGAAGCTGCCTTTGTTTACTACCACTTGTTTTGCAGtgttgttgaatttgttacgGGATATTAAGGACGAACCTAGCTGGCATAGTTCGGAGATCTGGAATGACCAGGCAGGGGTTACTGATAACTACATTTATGGTCGGGAGTGTTTAAGCCGGTTTTCTAAAGCATTAGGTGGCAAGACTATAGCTCCTATTGCACTAGAGCAGCTGGATGCTTATTTGATAGTCCCTGAGTGGGAGAAACGGCACGCAGCTCTCATTGCACTTTCTCAGATAGCTGAAGGAAGCTCAAAG GTGATGATGAAGTATTTGGAGCAAATAATGAATATGGTTCTGCATGCTTTCCAAGATCCTCATCCTCGAGTCAGATGGGCTGCTATTAATGCAGTTGCGCAGTTCTCAATTGACTTCTCTCCACATTTGCAAGTACAATACCATAACTTTGTATTGCCTGCATTAGCTGCAGCTATGGATGATTTTCAACATCCTCGAGTGCAG GCACATGCAGCTTTAGCTGTCTCGGATTTCTGTAAATCTGACAAGCCAGAAACTTTGGTACCCTACTTAGATAGAATACTCAACAAACAGCTTGTACTTCTACAG AACGACAACGAAATGGTTCAAAGAGCAGCATTAAAGGCATTGTCTGGTATTGCTGATTTATCTAAG GAGCAATTCCAAGCGTACTATGATTTTGTAATGCCATATTTGAAAACTATCCGGGCAAATGCAAATGATAAATCTAATCACAAGCTTCAAGTCAGAGCCTTCGAGTGCATAAGCCTGGTTGCATTGGCTGTAGGCAAAGAGAAATTCAGAGATGACTTAGAGCAG GTTATGGAAGTGCTCAAGTCATTTCAAAAATCACAAGTGAGAGAGGCTGATACTATTGTTTACATTCTACAG GCATCCAACAGAATTTGCCAGTGCATAGGGAAGGATTTTCTTCCTTACATGAGTACAGTCATGCCCTCTTTGGTTGAGTGTGCTCAATTTGAGCCCGATAAGACTGTATCGACTGATAAATTATATGATAG TATACACAAAGTCAAGTTCGGGAAGGAAATGATATGCATCAAAGGAAGTGACCTCCTAGAGGTGAAATCTATAGCCTGTGGTCTCCTTGGTAGATATGCTCATAATTTGAAGGAAGAATTCTACCCATGGATTTCCCAG GCTGCTTCAGTTTTAGCTCCGCTTCTTAAATTCTATATGGACGATGATGTCAGGAACTATGCTAATTATG CATTGTCATCCCTGTTGCCTTCTGCTGAACTGGCGGTAGAGAAAGGGATTGCTCAAGGTGGAAACCAGTCATACTTCAAGCAGTTGTCTGGCGATATAATACTGGCTTTGGGGAACGCTTTATACTCG GAGTCTGAGGCAAAAATAAGTGCAAATATATTATGGGGATTGAATGAATGCCTATTG GTTCATAGCATCATCGATGAGATAAAGCACGTTCTTATGGAAAGTTCACGCAGAAATGGAGAACTCACAAAGAGAGCAAAATCAGAAGACTTTGATGCTGAGGAGGCTGAATTGCTGAGGGCTGTAAGAGAGCTAGAAGATGAAGTTTGCATAAAT GTTGGTAACATATTGATTACACTGATCCACACATTCAAGGCTGCTTTCTTGCCTTTTTTCGATGAGCTTTCATTATATCTATTGCCTATGATG GGAAAGGATAAAACAGCTGCAGAGAGAAGTATGTGTTTTCATGTTTTTGACATACTTGTGGTGTATTGCGGTGAAGCAGCTCTAAA GTACTATAATAtatatcttccttttcttttgaactCAAGTGACGACGAAAAGCCAGTTGTTAGACAG AATGCGCTTTATGGACTTGGGTTGTGTGCGGAACATGGTGGTTCTGTTTTCAAACCTTTTGTTGGAG AGGCTCTTTCGAGAATCAATGTAGTGATAACACATCTACACGATCGTGAGCCTGAGAATTTAAGTGCATATTATAATGCTGCTTTTGCGCTTGGTAAGATATGTCAATTTCATCAGGAAAGTATCGACTCAGCACAG ATTATTCCGTCTTGGTTGAATTGTCTGCCCATAAAAGAGGACACGGTTAAAGCCAAAGTAGTTCACAAACAGCTCTGTTCAATGGTTGAAAG ATCAGACGGAAAACTTTTGGGTCCCAACTATCAGCACCTTCCAAAGGTTATTTCAGTTTTTGTAGAG GTTTTATGTGCTGGAGAGAATCTTGCTGCAGACGAAACTAAAAAATGCATGATTAATCTTTTGAGGCATTTTCAACAAACAGTACCAGCAACCACCTTGGCATCAGCATGCTCATTGTTATTGCCTCAGCATGAGATGGAATTGGAATCCATTTTATCACCCGAGGAAGATGTTAACATTTCGACATACGCAATGTAA